In a single window of the Debaryomyces hansenii CBS767 chromosome A complete sequence genome:
- a CDS encoding DEHA2A13112p (similar to uniprot|Q9UW13 Candida albicans RIM8) — translation MRRAVSKIIPNGPPRFLQSGSLLSGDTNFKYRIDFNSVDEFYISLADPHRSWLPGDEISGQIIFISKKDLANIVITLSLIGSVKINASSHSKLRPVKELLFHHTIKIYGDENSGNNNENGEEFSNGLFKGEHRFPFIVKLPNKRVFTSIDFGKGSIKYSLKAAVGNASSFANDSPAASPLSDSNNNNNNTTKNNFISKTKNLNFHNSVYTSEKIITLINPIDVSKLPRSKPKRLIIKDPRLSKKLSRTQSSTSTLNTVNTFNTLSSNNSDTTTNGEFHSNGNTPGNSASQSNSNSPLNGLDNARPQVIKVALEIPERGFLRGELIPTKLNINHSRKIQDLNGIIVTLVRVCRLSNGHENMVESFRKDLQQSVLPLYVDPNTFQSEINTNLRVPADAFPTISGCPLVSFQYFIEVLINLSGKSLILDSSNHHKPSISTDEANHSLLENPSNDLKYKFNFNSNASMNQNERSGFINTDKYKRMKKFLLLTTEVIIGTNRSNERSAYTSNERSNELLHDNLNSISPTSRKSSSVSGSNDSPLLFNQTGSTPPSQQGHQQPMSLNPLSEAIPANNFSTPPYFENQQDSPLNIADTPIPGYEEVSNNYHANSSLAPVQMPTHQHLSEKEQIRAHEASLLPSAPPLDDAEETETISPIDKNNEILENIEESGEEVNQLNNESNDSASSRHSQSFGFFTYQNSTSTTTPTNHESLEEEEEEEEDNLYHSNNLSNSHAEIDSESTDWVPNYETANHDILLENDHVSTGTNMHPGRNANSSARGPQQDNSS, via the coding sequence ATGAGAAGAGCtgtatcaaaaataatccCAAACGGACCTCCTAGGTTCCTACAGAGTGGGTCATTGCTATCGGGAGATACAAACTTCAAGTATAGAATAGATTTCAATTCCGTGGACGAGTTTTATATCCTGCTCGCAGATCCCCATAGATCCTGGCTTCCCGGAGACGAAATATCAGGacaaataatatttatatctaaAAAAGATCTTGCAAACATAGTAATAACGTTGTCGTTGATAGGGAGTGTGAAGATAAATGCATCATCACACTCTAAATTACGACCAGTTAAAGAGCtattatttcatcatacaataaaaatttatggAGACGAAAATAGTGGCAATAATAACGAAAACGGAGAAGAGTTCAGTAATGGATTGTTTAAAGGTGAACATAGGTTTCCATTTATTGTTAAGTTGCCTAACAAACGAGTGTTCACTAGTATTGATTTCGGGAAGGGCTCAATTAAATATTCGTTGAAGGCAGCCGTGGGGAATGCATCATCATTCGCTAATGATAGTCCGGCAGCCTCGCCGTTATCGGActctaataataataataataatacaacGAAGAACAATTTTATTCTGAAGACTAAAAACTTGAACTTTCATAATTCGGTCTACACATCGGAAAAGATCATTACTTTGATAAACCCGATAGATGTTTCAAAATTGCCTAGATCCAAACCAAAAAGACTCATTATCAAAGATCCCCGTCTAAGTAAAAAGTTATCCCGAACCCAATCCTCGACATCAACATTGAATACAGTAAATACATTCAACACATTATCctcaaataattcagatACTACAACAAACGGTGAATTTCATTCGAATGGTAATACACCAGGTAATAGTGCATCTCAGTCTAATTCCAATTCACCATTGAATGGGCTAGATAATGCTAGACCGCAGGTTATTAAAGTTGCGCTCGAGATACCTGAAAGAGGTTTTCTTAGAGGTGAATTGATTCCGACAAAACTTAATATTAatcattcaagaaaaattcaagatttaaATGGTATTATCGTCACGTTAGTTAGGGTATGTAGACTCAGCAATGGCCATGAAAACATGGTTGAGTCATTCAGAAAGGATTTACAACAACTGGTACTTCCATTATATGTTGATCCAAACACATTTCAATCTGAAATTAACACGAATTTAAGAGTTCCAGCAGATGCATTCCCTACGATATCTGGGTGTCCACTAGTatcatttcaatatttcattgaagtattgatcaatttatcTGGGAAATCCCTAATACTAGATAGCAGTAATCACCACAAACCCAGTATATCGACAGATGAAGCAAACCATtcattattggaaaatccttcaaatgatttgaaatataagtttaatttcaattcaaatGCATCTatgaatcaaaatgaaCGATCGggatttattaataccGATAAGTATaaaagaatgaagaaatttctACTTTTAACAACTGAGGTAATCATTGGAACTAATCGTCTGAATGAACGTCTGGCCTACACTTCTAACGAACGATCTAATGAACTATTACATGATAATCTCAACTCTATTTCTCCGACTTCAAGAAAGTCATCATCTGTTTCTGGATCCAATGATTCcccattattattcaatcaAACTGGGTCAACACCACCTTCCCAGCAAGGTCATCAACAACCAATGAGCCTTAATCCACTCTCAGAAGCGATACCTgctaataatttttctacACCTCCTTATTTTGAGAACCAGCAAGATTCACCATTAAATATTGCTGATACACCTATTCCTGGCTATGAAGAagtttcaaataattatcatgcaaattcaagtttGGCACCTGTTCAAATGCCGACACATCAACATTTATCCGAGAAAGAACAAATACGAGCACACGAGGCGAGCTTACTACCGTCCGCACCACCTTTAGATGATGcagaagaaacagaaacaATCAGtccaattgataaaaataatgaaatattagaaaatatagAGGAACTGGGGGAAGAggtaaatcaattaaataacGAATCAAACGATAGTGCATCATCGAGGCATTCACAGTCATTCGGATTTTTCACTTACCAAAATTCCACATCCACAACTACTCCCACAAATCACGAAAGTTTAGAGGAAGAGGAGGAAGAGGAGGAGGATAATTTATACCATAGTAATAATCTTCTGAACTCACATGCCGAAATAGATAGCGAATCAACTGATTGGGTTCCCAATTATGAAACTGCTAATCACGATATATTGCTTGAAAATGATCATGTCAGTACCGGTACTAATATGCATCCAGGTAGAAATGCTAATTCGAGTGCACGTGGGCCGCAGCAAGATAATTCatcttaa
- a CDS encoding DEHA2A13134p (similar to uniprot|P27476 Saccharomyces cerevisiae YGR159C NSR1 Nucleolar protein required for pre-rRNA processing and ribosome biogenesis), translating to MAKSSTKSAKADKKQVKSKKQVKKQESSSESSSSSSSESESSSSSESDSDSSDEEKEEEKKVSSDSDSSSDSESEAEVKKEKKDDSSDSDSDSSSSDSDSSDEEEAPKKEAKKDTKKVAKKEVKKEASSSSSSSSSESDSDSSSSSSSSSDSDSDSDSDSEEEEKDSKKRKVEESSEEVEESTEEPVSKKPKTNEEPATLFVGRLSWSIDDEWLRREFEPVGGVISARVIMERSTGKSRGYGYVDFDSKSAAEKALQEYQGKELDGRPINLDMSTGKPHASNPNTDRAKQFGDVPSAPSDTLFVGNLSFNAERDSLFNTFGEYGTVVSCRIPTHPDTQQPKGFGYVQFSSVDEAKAALEALNGEYLDGRACRLDFSTPRDNSNAPRGGFGGNRGGRGDFGGNRGGRGGFGGRGDFGGRGGFGGRERSAPPRSAPNSAEFKGTKKTFD from the coding sequence atggCTAAATCATCAACTAAATCTGCTAAGGCTGATAAGAAGCAAGTTAAGTCTAAGAAGCAAGTTAAGAAGCAAGAATCTTCCTCTGAATCCAGCTCTTCTAGCTCATCAGAATCCGAATCAAGTTCTTCATCCGAATCTGATTCTGATTCCtctgatgaagaaaaggaagaagaaaagaaggtATCTTCCGATTCTGACTCCAGCTCTGATTCTGAATCCGAAGCTGAAgtaaagaaagaaaagaaggacGACTCCTCtgattctgattctgattcttcatcttccgACTCTGATTCttcagatgaagaagaagcacCAAAGAAGGAAGCTAAGAAGGATACCAAAAAGGTAGCCAAGAAAGAAGTTAAGAAAGAagcatcttcttcatcttcatcatcatcatccgAATCTGATTCagattcatcttcatcctcatccTCATCTTCCGATTCTGATTCCGACTCAGACAGCGACtccgaagaagaagaaaaggattCCAAGAAGCGTAAGGTCGAAGAATCTTctgaagaagttgaagaatcCACTGAAGAACCAGTCTCAAAGAAACCAAAGACCAATGAAGAACCAGCTACTTTATTCGTTGGTAGATTATCATGGAGCATTGACGACGAATGGTTAAGAAGGGAATTCGAACCAGTTGGTGGTGTTATTAGTGCTAGAGTCATCATGGAAAGATCTACTGGAAAATCTAGAGGTTACGGTTACGTTGACTTCGACTCTAAGTCTGCTGCAGAAAAAGCATTACAAGAATACCAAGGTAAAGAGCTTGACGGTAGACCAATTAACTTAGATATGTCTACTGGTAAGCCTCACGCTTCTAACCCAAATACCGATAGAGCTAAGCAATTCGGTGACGTTCCATCTGCTCCATCAGACACTTTATTCGTTGGTAACTTATCTTTCAATGCTGAAAGAGACAGTTTATTCAACACTTTCGGTGAATACGGTACTGTTGTTTCGTGCAGAATCCCAACCCACCCAGACACTCAACAACCAAAGGGTTTCGGTTACGTTCAATTTTCATCTGTCGATGAAGCCAAGGCTGCTTTAGAAGCTTTGAACGGTGAATATCTTGATGGTCGTGCTTGTAGATTAGATTTCTCCACTCCAAGAGACAACAGCAATGCCCCAAGAGGTGGCTTCGGTGGTAACCGTGGCGGTCGTGGTGATTTCGGTGGTAACCGTGGTGGTAGAGGCGGTTTCGGTGGCCGTGGTGATTTCGGTGGTAGAGGTGGTTTCGGTGGCCGTGAAAGATCTGCTCCTCCAAGATCTGCTCCAAACTCTGCTGAATTCAAGGGTACTAAGAAAACCTTCGATTAA
- a CDS encoding DEHA2A13156p (similar to uniprot|P06208 Saccharomyces cerevisiae YNL104C LEU4 Alpha-isopropylmalate synthase and similar to uniprot|Q12166 Saccharomyces cerevisiae YOR108W LEU9 Alpha-isopropylmalate synthase II), with product MFKQTATLFQKAASAAKPYANMLKDPSQKYKAFKGVALPNRTWPNKTITKAPRWLSTDLRDGNQALPDPMSIPEKKEYFHKLLEIGFKEIEVSFPSASQTDFDFTRYAVENAPDDVSIQVLTQSREPLVRRTVESVKGAKKATIHIYLATSDVFRDIVFDMSKEDAVKKAIETTKLVRSLTKDDPTAQETEWALEFSPECFSDTPTEFAVEICEAVKNAWEPTAENPIIFNLPATVEVASPNIYADQIEYFCKNITEREKICVSVHPHNDRGCGVAAAELGLMAGADRVEGCLFGSGERTGNVDLVTVALNMYTQGVAPNLDFSDLESVIEVTERCNKIQVHPRAPYGGSLVVCAFSGSHQDAIKKGFAKVDERVARGDTKWAIPYLPLDPKDIGRTYEAVIRVNSQSGKGGAAWVILRSLGLDLPRQLQVAFSSVVQERADRLGRELMTEEINDLFKEQYMSHEKSPITLDGFDIPKPASSSSKNNREINVSIHVNDQPVNITGQGNGPISAFIDAISNKFGTLFEVVNYSEHLLGSGSQGKAATYIELSYLNKNGDRVSQWGCGIHSDVSEASIQAILSVVNSLIESKEIPVSYNC from the coding sequence ATGTTTAAACAAACTGCTACACTCTTTCAGAAAGCAGCATCTGCTGCAAAGCCATATGCGAATATGCTAAAAGATCCAAGCCAAAAGTATAAAGCTTTTAAAGGTGTCGCTTTACCTAACAGAACTTGGCCTAATAAGACGATCACTAAGGCTCCAAGATGGTTATCCACTGACCTTAGAGATGGTAACCAAGCATTACCAGATCCTATGTCAATTccagaaaagaaagaatatttcCATAAATTGCTTGAGATCGGGttcaaagaaatagaagTTTCATTTCCATCTGCTTCTCAAactgattttgattttacAAGATATGCAGTAGAGAATGCTCCTGACGATGTCTCTATTCAAGTTTTGACCCAGTCTAGAGAACCATTGGTTAGAAGAACAGTCGAATCAGTCAAAGGTGCTAAAAAGGCTACAATCCACATTTATTTAGCCACCTCTGATGTTTTCCGTGATATTGTATTTGATATGTCAAAAGAAGACGCTGTAAAGAAGGCGATTGAAACCACCAAGTTAGTGAGATCATTAACCAAAGATGATCCAACTGCACAAGAAACTGAATGGGCTTTGGAATTCTCTCCAGAATGTTTTTCTGATACTCCAACTGAATTTGCGGTAGAAATCTGTGAAGCTGTCAAGAATGCATGGGAACCAACTGCCGAAAACCCAATCATCTTTAACTTACCCGCAACTGTTGAAGTCGCTTCTCCAAACATTTATGCTgatcaaattgaatatttctgTAAAAATATTACTGAACGTGAAAAAATCTGTGTTTCTGTTCATCCTCATAATGACAGAGGGTGTGGTGTTGCAGCAGCAGAATTAGGTTTAATGGCCGGTGCAGACAGAGTTGAAGGTTGTTTATTTGGTAGTGGTGAACGTACTGGTAATGTCGATTTAGTTACTGTTGCATTGAATATGTACACTCAAGGTGTTGCTCCAAACTTAGATTTCTCCGATCTTGAATCCGTTATTGAAGTCACTGAAAGATGTAACAAGATCCAAGTTCACCCAAGAGCTCCATACGGCGGTTCCTTGGTTGTGTGTGCCTTCTCTGGATCGCACCAGGATGCCATTAAGAAGGGATTTGCAAAGGTTGATGAAAGAGTCGCTAGGGGTGACACCAAATGGGCTATTCCATACTTACCGTTAGATCCAAAGGACATTGGTAGAACCTACGAAGCTGTCATTAGAGTCAACTCTCAATCTGGTAAGGGTGGTGCAGCATGGGTCATATTAAGATCATTAGGACTTGATCTTCCAAGACAACTCCAAGTAGCATTTTCAAGTGTCGTGCAAGAGAGAGCTGATAGACTCGGAAGAGAATTAATGACTGAAGAAATCAACGACTTATTCAAAGAACAATACATGTCGCATGAGAAGTCTCCAATCACGCTCGATGGCTTCGACATTCCAAAGCCAGCCTCGTCTTCTTCCAAGAACAACCGTGAAATCAACGTTTCCATACATGTCAACGACCAGCCTGTAAACATTACCGGTCAAGGTAACGGACCAATTTCCGCTTTTATTGACGCCATCTCCAACAAGTTCGGCACCTTATTCGAGGTTGTCAACTACTCAGAACATTTACTCGGCTCTGGAAGTCAAGGTAAGGCTGCAACCTACATTGAATTGAGTTATCTCAACAAGAACGGCGACAGAGTCTCCCAATGGGGTTGTGGTATCCATTCCGACGTATCTGAAGCTTCCATCCAGGCCATTCTCTCTGTGGTTAACTCTTTAATAGAATCGAAGGAAATTCCTGTCCTGTATAACTGCTAG
- a CDS encoding DEHA2A13178p (no similarity), with amino-acid sequence MNYLIYILYFTILTSANNIMTSFEMFNDTSDNMQHQNFVSNNEQANVTQYNMATANYSNGGSLTMLVECDDNDVDKVGKYNEVLDSTKTYLQQSSNGSPKELTSDSVLIIDEKSTTVDHIKVVIKYGATLVGGAITDLASGILAAIVSSEYGKWRGGDDSGRKCVGRGGILPFGKLWGSAAGYYYAETCASSGQKCSTEASQQALEDAANWADNELDNDPNADSWKVGFSNQGAWKFCVRVVPKAACNSYNDCYDKAHNMGCPADFCSGDAFKNHDHGEL; translated from the coding sequence atgaattatttaatttacaTTCTTTACTTTACGATTTTAACTTCTGCAAACAATATTATGACATCATTTGAGATGTTTAATGACACATCTGATAACATGCAACATCAAAATTTCGTACTGAACAATGAACAGGCAAATGTTACTCAATACAATATGGCTACAGCAAACTACTCAAATGGTGGTAGTTTGACAATGCTTGTTGAGTGTGATGATAACGATGTTGACAAGGTTGGTAAATACAATGAAGTGCTAGATAGCACTAAAACATACTTACAACAAAGTTCAAATGGTTCTCCAAAAGAACTAACTTCTGATAGTGTGTTAATAATAGACGAAAAGTCAACTACAGTAGATCACATAAAAGTTGTTATTAAATATGGAGCAACTCTTGTTGGAGGAGCAATAACTGACCTAGCTTCAGGCATTCTAGCAGCTATAGTAAGCTCAGAATATGGTAAATGGCGTGGAGGTGATGATAGTGGTAGGAAGTGTGTAGGTCGAGGCGGTATTTTACCTTTTGGAAAACTCTGGGGCTCGGCGGCCGGCTATTATTATGCGGAAACGTGTGCTTCGTCAGGGCAGAAATGTAGTACTGAAGCTAGTCAACAAGCTCTTGAAGATGCAGCTAATTGGGCTGATAATGAGTTAGATAATGACCCTAATGCCGACAGTTGGAAAGTTGGGTTCTCAAATCAAGGAGCTTGGAAATTCTGTGTTAGGGTAGTACCGAAAGCAGCATGTAATTCATACAATGACTGTTACGATAAGGCACATAATATGGGGTGTCCAGCAGACTTCTGCAGTGGTGATGCATTTAAGAATCATGACCATGGTGAACTCTAG
- a CDS encoding 60S ribosomal protein L16 (highly similar to uniprot|P26784 Saccharomyces cerevisiae YIL133C RPL16A N-terminally acetylated protein component of the large ribosomal subunit or uniprot|P26785 Saccharomyces cerevisiae YNL069C RPL16B N-terminally acetylated protein component of the large ribosomal subunit): MSTFEPVVVIDGKGHLLGRLASIVAKQLLNGQKITVVRCEAMNISGEFFRNKLKYHDYLRKATRYNKTKGPFHFRAPSRIFYKAIRGMMPHKTARGKAALERLKVFEGVPPPYDKKKRVVVPQALRILRLKPGRKYTTVGRLSSAVGWKYESVVDKLEEKRKLQNAEYYAKKKALAKKVNAAKAATAESDAAKQLASFGY, from the coding sequence ATGTCTACTTTTGAACCAGTTGTTGTTATTGATGGTAAGGGCCATTTATTAGGTCGTTTAGCTTCTATCGTTGCTAagcaattattgaatggaCAAAAGATTACCGTCGTTAGATGTGAAGCCATGAACATCTCTggtgaatttttcagaaatAAGTTGAAGTACCACGATTACTTAAGAAAGGCTACCAGATATAACAAGACCAAGGGACCATTCCACTTCAGAGCCCCATCCAGAATTTTCTACAAGGCTATCAGAGGTATGATGCCTCACAAGACTGCTAGAGGTAAGGCTGCCTTAGAAAGACTTAAGGTTTTCGAAGGTGTTCCACCACCATAtgacaagaagaagagagtTGTTGTTCCACAAGCTTTAAGAATCTTGAGATTGAAGCCAGGTAGAAAATACACCACCGTTGGTAGATTATCATCTGCTGTTGGTTGGAAATACGAATCTGTTGTTGATAAGttagaagaaaagagaAAGTTACAAAACGCTGAATACTACGCTAAGAAGAAGGCTTTAGCCAAGAAGGTCAACGCTGCCAAGGCTGCCACTGCCGAATCTGATGCTGCTAAGCAATTAGCTTCATTCGGATATTAG
- a CDS encoding DEHA2A13222p (no similarity) — protein sequence MTSSDARLVYIHNPDIKKCIEYSINLIDQDTDLQSYNIVYVNCTIPNDLFNTINALPIQFKNNTNVMKSFHYHKANGLQDLQHLISSQKSDFIIIIESIDQLVKLTNLNYIEVNSLLSRILLSLKRNKLSLLLDRYCNSYIEYFVNDVYEG from the coding sequence ATGACTTCGTCTGATGCCAGATTAGTCTACATACATAACCCAGATATAAAGAAATGCATTGAATATAGTatcaatttaattgatcaaGATACCGACTTGCAGTCATATAACATAGTGTATGTCAATTGCACTATACCGAACGACCTATTCAATACTATAAATGCTTTGCCGATACAgttcaaaaataataccAATGTTATGAAATCGTTTCATTATCACAAGGCTAATGGCTTACAGGATTTGCAACATTTAATATCTAGTCAAAAGAGtgattttataataataatcgAATCAATAGATCAGCTCGTCAAGTTAACGAACTTAAATTACATTGAGGTGAATTCGTTATTAAGTAGAATATTGCTACTGTTGAAGAGGAACAAGTTGTCCTTATTATTGGACAGGTATTGTAATAGTTATATAGAATATTTTGTTAATGATGTATATGAAGGTTAA
- a CDS encoding DEHA2A13244p (similar to uniprot|P47061 Saccharomyces cerevisiae YJL029C VPS53 Required for Vacuolar Protein Sorting): MNSFDYNPTDHLNKILKSSGSIEEIPELLAYINAYKLQLNKQIQHDVTQYNSPIALNEDTKKLIENIKTIKAKSADTQGSIVSSTSSIQELDNCKKNLVLSMTILKRLQMLIDANKTLNSIISSKHYKDILQLLSVVKELLTYFKPYRSIDEINQLNLNILKTQNKLVDDIFIDFEDTIVNKLDNDQLFYGCEILELIDFKYKDKLLNWFYNLQLKDIKSIFNNLDEAGSLENLNRRYMYFNNTLASIHSNYMDMFPKDWCIDLELSKIFCTITKQDLTSQLNNSIPSSGLLDALTKTLDFEKNLNNIFKTQEFNQIISKVFEPYLSIWVNEQDKLLHAKFLEFYSVSQIPTEYSSAQSHEDFLNVLRINNVPNVSNSSIELFKTFQKILSLIIKLSSGSILIDLAKLFVKYLHEFNSKILLPMIPNNSENLNGIEPIKYLTMILNTGDYILNNINDLQDRFTNLIDEPLKQTISFETIKDVFIELINKSIQTLLLKISNDLQFSWRQFTNNNWNNMEQTVEISNYMIDYKQSLLDNCTLILPLIIREGYIRNFCDKLTELITISYLNSLKLVTPLSIINVEQIMSDIQNLKKLILDLPLYSNPAFDASNKEEHSSINLKTYTKHVENQFNKLDTVLKLLLTPTLPIDNLIMNYFQIIGDKSTANFVKFLKLKSIDPAQRFKYVEIFNLQISYQNTLIEESPILAAIQDDTPIVNSSNSTPTPTLKSPDPEAKSPKLLNANFQNNLKINNFEKNLRDFALTGETHVNKFKNFGKFFRKDNSNSNE, translated from the coding sequence ATGAATTCGTTTGATTATAACCCAACAGATCATTTGAATAAGATATTAAAGTCATCTGGATCTATTGAAGAGATACCTGAGCTCTTAGCTTATATAAACGCCTACAAGcttcaattaaataaacaaatacaACATGATGTAACTCAGTACAACTCACCCATAGCATTAAATGAAGatacaaaaaaattaatagaaaacATAAAGACAATTAAAGCCAAATCAGCGGACACACAAGGTTCCATTGTTTCACTGACTTCGTCGATACAAGAATTGGACAATTGTAAAAAGAATTTAGTTCTACTGATGactattttgaaaaggttGCAGATGTTAATAGATGCCAACAAGACATTGAATTCTATAATTTCCAGTAAACATtataaagatattttaCAATTGTTAAGTGTtgttaaagaattattaactTATTTCAAGCCGTATAGATCAATCGATGAGATTAACCAGTTgaacttgaatattttgaagactCAAAACAAATTggttgatgatatttttatcGATTTTGAAGACACGATAGTAAATAAATTGGATAATgatcaattattttatgGTTGTGAGATCTtagaattgattgatttcAAATACAAAGATAAATTACTCAACTGGTTCTATAACTTACAACTTAAAGACATTAAAtcaatcttcaataatttagacGAGGCTGGATCTTTGGAAAATCTTAACAGAAGATATATGTACTTTAATAATACTTTGGCAAGCATTCATCTGAATTACATGGATATGTTTCCGAAAGATTGGTGTATTGATCTAGAATTgagcaaaatattttgcacTATAACAAAACAAGACTTAACTtcacaattgaataattcaatcCCTTCAAGTGGCCTTCTTGATGCTTTAACGAAAACTTTGGATTTTGAGAAGAACTTAAATAACATTTTTAAAACGCAAGAgtttaatcaaattatccTGAAGGTATTCGAACCATATTTATCAATCTGGGTCAATGAACAAGACAAGTTATTGCATGCTAAGTTTTTAGAGTTTTACTCAGTCAGTCAAATACCTACTGAGTATTCCAGCGCACAAAGTCATGAAGATTTCCTAAATGTtttaagaataaataaCGTTCCAAACGTATCTAACTCATCTATTGAATTGttcaaaacttttcaaaaaatctTGTCGTTAATCATCAAATTAAGTTCTGGTTCAATTTTGATTGACTTGGCGAAATTATTCgtgaaatatttgcatGAATTTAATAGCAAAATCCTTCTACCAATGATACCGAATAATAGTGAAAATCTAAATGGCATTGAACCTATCAAATACCTCACTATGATTTTAAATACGGGGgattatattttgaataatatcaatgatCTTCAAGATAGATTCACTAATCTAATCGATGAACCTTTAAAGCAGACAATTTCTTTCGAGACAATTAAAGATGTTTTTATTGAGttgattaataaatcaattcaaacATTATTGCTCAAGATATCTAATGATTTACAGTTTTCATGGAGACAGTTCACTAATAATAACTGGAATAATATGGAGCAAACAGTGGAAATTTCGAACTACATGATTGACTATAAGCAAAGTTTATTAGACAATTGTACGTTGATTTTACCGTTAATTATAAGGGAGGGATATATAAGAAACTTCTGTGATAAATTAACGGAATTGATTACAATctcatatttgaatagttTGAAGTTAGTTACTCCATTAAGTATTATTAATGTTGAACAGATCATGTCTGACATACAGAATTTAAAGAAGCTTATCCTTGATTTACCTCTATATTCAAATCCAGCTTTTGATGCTTCCAACAAGGAAGAGCATTCCAGCATTAATTTGAAGACATATACGAAACATgttgaaaatcaatttaataagCTTGATACTGTTTTGAAATTGCTTTTAACTCCAACACTTCCTATCGACAATTTGATTATGaactattttcaaattattggtGACAAATCAACGGCAAATTTTgtcaaatttttaaaattaaagagTATAGATCCTGCCCAGAGATTTAAGtatgttgaaatattcaacctACAAATATCATACCAAAATACCTTAATTGAGGAGTCCCCTATATTAGCAGCCATACAGGATGATACACCTATTGTAAATAGCAGCAATTCGACCCCTACGCCAACGTTAAAATCTCCTGATCCTGAAGCTAAATCCcccaaattattgaatgcaAACTTTCAAAATAACTTGAAAATCAATAACTTCGAAAAAAACTTACGAGATTTTGCGTTAACAGGGGAAACTCATGTTAATAAGTTTAAGAATTTTGGGAAGTTCTTTAGGAAAGATAACAGTAATAGTAATGAATAA